In the genome of Oxalobacter aliiformigenes, one region contains:
- a CDS encoding YrbL family protein, whose translation MTDYTAWPVIGRGAERTCYLNPVDKTRLVKISPRKNAKQTLREIKYFRFLIRRGIPFDHIPKFYGEISGDDFIGFEQEFISGDDPRHDSIPETLEQYLRHLSSQEDIQKLRNALEKLKTYLLRYNIIPCDLLPDNIVVKHGTTGPKLILIDGLGGTELIPASNYFKLLGNRKILRKWEKFSKKLSAKFQQLDL comes from the coding sequence ATGACAGACTATACCGCATGGCCTGTAATCGGAAGAGGTGCCGAAAGAACCTGTTACCTGAATCCTGTCGACAAGACACGCCTGGTCAAAATCAGCCCGAGAAAAAATGCCAAGCAAACTCTTCGTGAAATAAAATATTTCCGTTTTCTGATCCGGCGCGGTATCCCGTTCGATCACATTCCCAAATTCTACGGCGAAATAAGCGGTGACGATTTCATCGGTTTCGAACAGGAGTTCATCTCCGGTGACGATCCCCGGCATGATTCGATTCCCGAAACACTTGAACAGTACCTGCGCCATCTCTCATCACAGGAAGATATACAGAAACTTCGAAACGCGCTTGAAAAGCTGAAAACCTACCTGTTACGTTACAACATCATCCCCTGCGACCTTCTTCCGGACAACATCGTCGTCAAACACGGTACGACAGGCCCGAAACTGATCCTTATCGATGGGCTGGGCGGTACCGAACTGATTCCCGCCTCCAATTACTTCAAGCTGCTTGGCAACCGGAAAATCCTGCGAAAATGGGAAAAATTCTCCAAAAAACTGTCCGCAAAATTCCAGCAACTCGACCTCTGA
- a CDS encoding FUSC family protein — protein sequence MGVVIIKAAVSVFICCLIYLFFNIGTGAPFYSAIAAVICVQPEIRSTFRIGLNRTVGTLIGGFTGMGVLFLIRGISLESRPVWANLLISACIIPLMYLAEIVKKKPGFPLASASDSKHPLAIAPFKFFIEFMRKNALTNITCIAFLSVTITHGNDVSISGFAINRMIDTLIGVFVSFFINIIPLKPHDSLKENAENPTGATCGCHRCHHSPAPPPARDPRSRYIHRSILSRKTIDIKKEETGLPESPFRTDGTGKPDHSG from the coding sequence ATGGGAGTCGTCATCATCAAGGCAGCAGTTTCCGTTTTCATCTGCTGCCTGATTTATCTGTTTTTCAATATCGGTACCGGGGCACCGTTCTATTCGGCGATCGCGGCGGTGATTTGTGTCCAGCCGGAAATCAGGAGCACTTTCCGCATCGGCCTGAACCGGACGGTAGGCACGCTGATCGGCGGTTTCACAGGTATGGGCGTCCTGTTTCTCATCCGTGGCATTTCGCTGGAATCCCGTCCGGTCTGGGCCAATCTGCTGATATCGGCCTGTATCATCCCGTTGATGTATCTGGCGGAAATCGTCAAGAAAAAACCGGGGTTTCCCCTTGCCAGCGCGTCGGACAGCAAACATCCGCTGGCCATCGCACCTTTCAAATTCTTTATCGAATTCATGCGCAAAAACGCATTGACCAACATCACCTGCATCGCTTTTCTGAGCGTGACGATCACTCACGGCAACGATGTCAGCATCTCGGGTTTCGCCATCAATCGCATGATCGATACCCTGATCGGCGTATTCGTCTCGTTTTTCATCAACATCATTCCGCTCAAACCCCACGACAGCCTGAAGGAAAACGCGGAAAACCCGACCGGGGCAACGTGCGGCTGCCACCGCTGCCATCACAGTCCCGCCCCGCCTCCGGCACGGGATCCGCGCAGCCGTTATATTCACCGGTCAATCCTGTCCCGCAAAACCATCGACATCAAAAAGGAGGAAACAGGCCTCCCCGAGTCTCCCTTCCGCACAGACGGAACCGGAAAACCGGACCATTCAGGCTGA
- a CDS encoding FUSC family protein, which produces MGKLIVKAALSVFICCLIYEFFDIGTGIPFYSGIATIICLQPEIKSTFRVGMNRTIGTLIGGLTGMAVLFIIREFSIFRFPMLQYLLISFCILPLMYIAEAVKKNPLSAVLKKKNDLRKLFSIAPLILLADFMRKSALTNITCVAFLSVTITHGTDPSISNFAFNRIVDTLIGVFVSFFINIIPIGHQEKLNSREEDIHVD; this is translated from the coding sequence ATGGGAAAACTGATTGTCAAGGCAGCACTCTCAGTCTTCATCTGTTGCCTGATTTACGAATTCTTCGATATCGGAACCGGGATTCCGTTCTATTCCGGTATCGCCACGATCATTTGTCTGCAACCGGAAATCAAAAGCACGTTCCGCGTCGGCATGAACCGGACAATCGGCACGTTGATCGGTGGTCTGACCGGTATGGCCGTCCTGTTCATCATCCGCGAATTCAGCATTTTCCGATTCCCGATGCTGCAATATCTGCTGATATCGTTCTGTATTCTGCCGCTGATGTATATCGCGGAAGCCGTCAAGAAAAATCCGCTCTCCGCTGTCCTGAAGAAAAAAAACGACCTGAGAAAACTCTTTTCGATCGCCCCCCTGATCCTCCTGGCCGACTTCATGCGGAAAAGCGCTCTGACCAACATCACCTGTGTCGCATTCCTGAGTGTCACCATCACACACGGTACCGATCCCAGCATCTCGAACTTCGCCTTCAACCGTATCGTCGACACCCTGATCGGCGTATTCGTCTCGTTTTTCATCAACATCATTCCCATCGGCCATCAGGAAAAATTGAATTCCCGCGAAGAAGACATCCATGTCGATTGA
- a CDS encoding YrbL family protein — MIDYTTWRVIGQGTERTCYQNPEKPARCVKIIRKSRFKQTLREISYFGYLKRKGVPFDHLPRFYGKIEGEGFIGIEQELIRDTVPSGKSADMFTPPRHDLQAVSSPTIDQYLSKPRSSQEIREFMEALDELKSYLLRYNILALGIDHNNIVVQNTGAGIKMVLIDGVYDTEWIPVSKYFRFFGNRKIMRRWNRFMNQLHERYPQLGNSRP, encoded by the coding sequence ATGATCGACTATACCACCTGGCGTGTCATTGGACAGGGTACTGAGCGTACCTGTTACCAGAACCCGGAAAAACCGGCACGTTGTGTCAAGATCATCCGTAAATCCCGCTTCAAGCAGACACTTCGCGAAATCAGTTATTTCGGTTATCTGAAACGCAAGGGAGTTCCCTTTGACCACCTTCCCCGGTTTTACGGCAAGATCGAAGGAGAAGGCTTTATCGGCATCGAACAGGAACTGATCCGGGATACCGTTCCATCCGGTAAATCAGCGGATATGTTTACCCCCCCCCGGCACGATTTGCAAGCCGTATCCAGCCCGACCATCGACCAGTATCTCTCGAAACCCCGTTCCTCCCAGGAAATACGGGAATTCATGGAAGCGCTCGACGAACTGAAATCCTACCTGCTCCGGTACAACATACTGGCGCTGGGTATCGACCACAACAATATCGTGGTACAGAATACGGGAGCCGGAATCAAAATGGTTCTGATCGACGGCGTTTACGACACGGAATGGATTCCTGTTTCCAAATATTTCCGGTTTTTCGGCAACCGGAAAATCATGCGCCGCTGGAACCGCTTCATGAATCAGTTACACGAAAGATATCCGCAACTCGGCAACAGCCGACCATGA
- a CDS encoding porin, whose protein sequence is MKRNLLALALLASLAGTAFAQSNVTIYGIVDNGFIKETGSDITMGQNVLNRIGFKGSEDLGRGYKATFQLEKRFTLNDGAPTGVEWDGAANVGIAGPFGAVRLGRVNELPTETFRKLDPFNQESVGSMLLGSLRSARISNTIRYDSPNFSGFRFGASYSLGENTDKDSRNETGTRLKLADADNDGYAISLKYANGPLYAVANWSRLADSNDSAVWNLGAFYKFGPAKVSLGYEKTHDKGYKLGSEKALKESTQDNWILGLQYAIGAGRINASFNYMEIDHARDWDGTKDIKKYSLGYEYDLSKRTTLYAMISHSDFEDTELSHSVSGFYRKNKESDTIATNDHITGIQFGMTHRF, encoded by the coding sequence ATGAAGCGGAATCTTTTAGCGCTGGCATTGCTTGCTTCCCTTGCCGGAACGGCATTTGCCCAATCCAATGTCACCATTTACGGTATCGTCGATAACGGCTTCATCAAGGAAACGGGATCCGACATCACTATGGGACAAAATGTCCTGAACCGTATCGGCTTTAAAGGAAGTGAAGACCTCGGCCGCGGATACAAGGCCACTTTCCAGCTGGAAAAGCGATTTACCTTAAATGACGGAGCCCCCACAGGCGTCGAGTGGGATGGGGCAGCCAATGTCGGAATCGCCGGACCGTTCGGGGCCGTACGTCTCGGCCGTGTAAACGAACTGCCGACCGAAACCTTCCGTAAACTCGACCCGTTCAATCAGGAAAGCGTCGGCAGCATGCTGCTGGGTTCCCTGCGTTCGGCCCGTATCAGCAACACGATCCGTTACGATTCCCCGAATTTCTCCGGTTTCAGATTCGGCGCTTCCTATTCACTGGGTGAAAACACCGACAAGGATTCCAGAAATGAAACTGGAACCCGGCTGAAATTGGCCGATGCCGACAACGACGGTTATGCCATCAGCCTGAAATACGCCAATGGCCCGTTATACGCTGTGGCCAACTGGAGCCGGCTGGCCGATTCCAATGACTCCGCCGTCTGGAATCTTGGCGCTTTCTACAAATTCGGTCCGGCGAAAGTCTCGCTGGGCTACGAGAAAACCCACGACAAGGGCTACAAACTGGGTAGCGAAAAAGCGCTGAAAGAATCGACCCAGGACAACTGGATCCTCGGCTTGCAATATGCCATCGGAGCCGGCCGCATCAATGCATCGTTCAACTACATGGAGATCGACCATGCACGCGACTGGGACGGTACCAAGGATATCAAGAAATACTCGTTGGGTTACGAATATGACCTGTCCAAGCGCACGACACTTTATGCGATGATTTCCCACTCCGACTTTGAAGATACCGAACTCAGTCACTCCGTCAGCGGTTTCTATCGCAAAAACAAGGAGTCGGATACGATCGCCACAAACGACCACATCACCGGCATCCAGTTCGGCATGACTCACAGGTTTTGA